One Bacillus sp. FJAT-52991 genomic region harbors:
- a CDS encoding acyl-CoA desaturase: MKELQSFGWYAARIAPHLPKQAFKPVPERLWGGLVHLVIVIAGILMISLTDLNVWLYLPIAVILGSSFASLGLLGHEILHGTVVRKAWLRDLTGGIAFFPLSTGPRLWRKWHNMTHHIHTQDEEKDPDAWPTIEEFAKSPLLKGIYKLPTSLRGFLGMAFLAITFTFHSLRMFKRFILEFKPQKRVSVWLQLLLPWATWIGLLVLIGPLKWLFAFIIPLLIGNFIVMAYIATNHRLNPMTPVNDPLANSLTVTVPKWVNLLHFNFSYHTEHHLFPGMSSKYYPLVKAELKKRWPERYHEMPLTKALAALYKTPRIYSNQTELVDPFPGTKFGTLGHGLDPVNIQQKVKAEKTIENKSSDSASR, from the coding sequence GTGAAAGAGCTTCAATCATTTGGCTGGTATGCTGCTCGAATTGCGCCGCATCTTCCTAAACAAGCATTTAAACCAGTTCCTGAAAGGCTGTGGGGTGGTTTAGTTCATTTAGTGATTGTTATTGCAGGAATATTGATGATTAGTTTGACCGACCTTAATGTATGGCTGTACTTGCCAATTGCTGTGATCTTAGGCTCCTCTTTTGCTTCGCTGGGGCTCCTTGGTCATGAAATTTTGCATGGGACTGTTGTTAGAAAAGCATGGCTGCGTGATTTAACGGGAGGCATTGCGTTTTTTCCGTTAAGTACAGGGCCGCGTCTATGGAGAAAGTGGCACAATATGACGCATCATATTCATACGCAAGATGAAGAGAAAGATCCTGATGCGTGGCCTACCATTGAAGAATTTGCAAAAAGCCCGTTATTGAAAGGGATTTACAAACTGCCAACGTCACTTCGCGGGTTTTTAGGGATGGCATTTTTAGCGATTACGTTTACGTTTCACTCGCTTCGAATGTTTAAACGATTTATTTTAGAATTTAAGCCGCAGAAACGTGTATCTGTTTGGCTGCAGCTGCTGCTTCCATGGGCGACATGGATCGGGCTTCTAGTTTTGATTGGCCCATTAAAATGGCTGTTTGCGTTTATTATCCCATTACTAATAGGTAACTTTATTGTTATGGCTTACATTGCAACGAACCATCGCTTAAACCCAATGACGCCTGTGAACGATCCGCTTGCTAACAGCTTAACGGTTACCGTTCCGAAATGGGTGAACCTGCTTCACTTCAATTTTTCTTATCATACGGAGCACCACTTATTCCCTGGAATGAGTTCTAAATATTACCCGCTAGTGAAAGCGGAATTGAAAAAGCGCTGGCCGGAGCGCTATCATGAAATGCCGTTGACGAAGGCACTAGCGGCTCTTTATAAAACACCGCGTATATACAGTAACCAAACCGAACTAGTCGATCCATTTCCAGGCACGAAGTTTGGTACACTCGGACATGGGCTTGACCCTGTCAATATTCAGCAAAAAGTAAAAGCGGAAAAGACAATAGAAAATAAGTCGAGCGACTCCGCTAGTCGTTAG
- a CDS encoding acetyl-CoA hydrolase/transferase family protein — MNSRITDRLRNKQLQSLIVSADEAASWIKDGMTLGLSGFTRAGDAKAVPMALVDRSKDEPFKVDVYTGASLGFDIDKLMAEAGIVNKRLPFQADPAMRKKINQGEMYFIDQHLSHVAEMVRADVLNPIDFAIVEAVAITEDGAIIPTTSVGNSSIFLEKAENIIIELNVAQPLALEGLHDIYEVGQQGQRLPIPLTSVDGRLGTAGIHVDVNKIRGIVLTDDLDSPSTITPPDEDTATMANHLITFLREEIKAGRLTNKLAPLQSGIGTVANAVLHGLLDSEFEDLEVYSEVLQDAVFDLLDSGKLRFASGCSITLSEEKMKQVFTNLEKYSEQLVLRPQEISNHPEIIRRLGLISINTALEVDIYGNINSTHVGGTKMMNGIGGSGDFARNCRLAIFVTKSVAKDGKISSIVPFVSHVDHTEHDVDVIVTEQGYADLRGLAPVERARVIINNCVHPMYKEQMSAYFDEALKRGGQTPHVLEKAFSWHTNFAEKGTMLKQEFVTVK, encoded by the coding sequence GTGAATTCTCGAATCACAGACCGTTTGCGTAATAAACAATTGCAATCGTTAATCGTATCTGCCGATGAGGCTGCCTCTTGGATTAAGGACGGAATGACTCTTGGATTAAGTGGATTTACACGTGCGGGAGACGCGAAAGCTGTACCAATGGCTTTAGTCGATCGTTCTAAAGATGAACCATTTAAAGTGGATGTATATACCGGAGCTTCACTCGGGTTTGATATTGATAAATTAATGGCGGAAGCAGGGATCGTCAATAAACGCTTACCGTTCCAAGCAGATCCAGCAATGCGAAAGAAGATCAATCAAGGAGAAATGTACTTCATAGATCAGCATCTATCTCATGTCGCTGAAATGGTGCGAGCTGATGTACTAAATCCAATTGATTTCGCTATTGTTGAAGCAGTAGCCATTACAGAAGATGGAGCGATTATCCCAACAACATCTGTCGGGAACTCTTCTATTTTCTTAGAGAAAGCCGAAAATATCATTATTGAATTGAACGTGGCACAACCGTTAGCTCTTGAAGGGTTACATGATATTTATGAAGTAGGTCAACAAGGTCAACGCTTACCGATTCCACTAACTTCTGTGGATGGTCGACTCGGTACAGCCGGTATTCATGTAGACGTTAATAAAATTAGAGGGATCGTGTTGACGGATGATTTAGATTCCCCTTCAACGATCACTCCTCCAGATGAAGATACGGCAACAATGGCTAACCATTTAATTACTTTCCTTCGCGAAGAAATTAAAGCCGGCCGTTTAACAAATAAATTGGCTCCTTTGCAATCAGGAATTGGTACAGTCGCCAACGCTGTTCTTCATGGATTATTAGATTCTGAATTTGAAGATCTTGAAGTGTACTCTGAAGTATTACAGGATGCAGTGTTTGATTTATTAGATAGCGGAAAACTTCGATTTGCCTCTGGATGCTCTATTACATTATCCGAGGAAAAGATGAAACAAGTCTTTACCAATCTGGAAAAATACAGCGAACAACTCGTGCTGCGTCCACAAGAGATTTCCAATCATCCTGAAATCATTCGTCGTCTAGGCTTGATCTCCATCAATACAGCTCTAGAAGTTGATATTTATGGAAATATCAACTCGACTCATGTCGGTGGCACGAAAATGATGAATGGAATCGGCGGCTCTGGAGATTTCGCTCGCAACTGCCGTTTGGCTATCTTTGTTACGAAATCCGTGGCGAAGGATGGTAAGATTTCAAGCATCGTCCCGTTTGTCTCTCATGTAGATCATACGGAACATGATGTGGATGTCATTGTGACAGAACAAGGCTACGCTGATTTACGCGGCCTTGCACCGGTTGAACGTGCTCGCGTGATCATTAATAACTGTGTTCATCCAATGTATAAAGAGCAAATGTCTGCTTACTTTGATGAAGCACTGAAACGCGGTGGCCAAACACCACATGTGTTGGAAAAAGCTTTTTCTTGGCATACAAATTTCGCCGAAAAAGGCACAATGCTAAAACAAGAATTTGTTACAGTTAAATAA
- a CDS encoding ABC transporter ATP-binding protein produces MEHIIEVNQLMKTFGHKTALKNINFTIKKGEIFGFLGPSGSGKTTTVKILTSQLLHSNGEVKVFGTDIKKFNHDHLKRIGILTDNSGLYERLSIYDNLSLFAKLYDVNQSRIDEVLNEVNLINDKKTLVKKLSKGMKQRVTLARALLHKPDLLFLDEPTSALDPANVQHIHNGLRRLNEEGTTIFLTTHNMEEAEALCDRVAFLNNGEIVALDEPKQLRLQYTDHTIELLLKNNKKETLKMDEAGGVKIQEYIRTGELVSIHSNEPTLGDIFIQLTGRDLV; encoded by the coding sequence ATGGAACACATTATTGAAGTGAACCAATTGATGAAAACATTTGGACACAAAACTGCTTTAAAAAATATCAATTTCACCATTAAAAAAGGAGAGATTTTTGGATTCCTCGGCCCGAGTGGATCAGGGAAAACAACAACTGTTAAAATTCTTACTTCTCAGCTACTTCATTCTAATGGAGAAGTAAAGGTTTTCGGAACGGACATTAAAAAGTTTAATCATGATCATTTAAAACGCATCGGCATCTTAACAGATAATAGTGGTTTATATGAACGCTTGAGTATTTACGATAACCTCTCTCTCTTTGCTAAATTATACGATGTCAACCAATCACGGATCGATGAAGTATTAAATGAAGTGAACCTAATCAATGATAAAAAGACGTTGGTGAAAAAATTATCTAAAGGAATGAAGCAACGTGTGACATTAGCACGAGCGTTGCTACATAAACCAGATTTGCTATTTTTAGATGAGCCAACATCAGCATTAGACCCAGCGAATGTGCAGCATATTCACAATGGATTGCGCCGTTTAAATGAAGAAGGAACGACGATCTTTTTAACGACTCATAATATGGAGGAAGCAGAAGCGTTATGTGATCGTGTTGCTTTCTTAAATAATGGAGAAATTGTTGCATTGGATGAGCCAAAGCAGCTTCGTCTTCAATACACGGACCATACAATTGAACTTTTGTTAAAAAATAACAAAAAAGAAACATTAAAAATGGATGAAGCAGGTGGAGTAAAAATCCAAGAGTATATTCGAACAGGAGAACTAGTTTCCATTCATTCGAATGAGCCAACATTAGGGGATATTTTCATTCAATTAACTGGGAGGGATTTAGTATGA
- the trpB gene encoding tryptophan synthase subunit beta, with translation MSKAQLEEGYFGQFGGSFVPPEMKEALNHIAEQFYKYKDDPEFIEEFKYYLKEYVGRENPLTYASQLTKQLGGAKIYLKREDLNHTGSHKINNVMGQILLAKKMGAKRVIAETGAGQHGVATATVCAMFGIECVIYMGAEDIRRQALNVFRMELLGAKVVSVEKGQGRLKDAVDEALADLVANYENTFYLLGSAVGPHPYPTMVKHFHSVISEESKRQILEKEGRLPDAVIACVGGGSNAIGAFAHYLEEPSVRLIGVEPDQAAALTKGKPAVLHGFKCLVLMDEEGNPQPTYSIAAGLDYPGIGPEHSHLKESGRAEYYTVTNEEVLAAFRTLSQAEGIIPALESAHAVAHAIKIAPDMNQDQIIIINISGRGDKDVQQVFEMMNK, from the coding sequence ATGAGTAAAGCACAGTTAGAAGAGGGATATTTTGGTCAGTTTGGCGGTAGCTTTGTGCCGCCTGAGATGAAAGAGGCATTGAATCATATTGCCGAGCAATTTTACAAGTATAAAGATGATCCAGAATTTATCGAGGAATTTAAATATTATTTAAAAGAATACGTCGGCCGCGAGAATCCGCTGACGTATGCAAGTCAGTTAACAAAGCAGTTAGGCGGAGCGAAAATCTATTTAAAGCGGGAGGATTTAAACCATACAGGATCACATAAGATCAATAATGTAATGGGGCAAATTTTGCTGGCGAAAAAGATGGGAGCAAAGCGGGTGATTGCGGAGACAGGTGCCGGTCAGCATGGTGTAGCAACTGCTACTGTTTGTGCGATGTTTGGCATAGAATGCGTGATCTATATGGGAGCAGAGGACATTCGCCGTCAAGCACTGAATGTATTCCGGATGGAGTTATTAGGGGCAAAAGTGGTTTCTGTTGAAAAGGGGCAAGGGCGTTTAAAGGATGCGGTAGATGAAGCGTTAGCTGATCTTGTTGCTAACTACGAAAATACGTTTTACCTATTAGGCTCTGCTGTTGGCCCTCATCCATATCCAACGATGGTGAAGCATTTCCATTCGGTCATTAGTGAAGAATCGAAAAGACAAATTCTTGAAAAAGAAGGACGTCTACCAGATGCGGTCATCGCTTGTGTTGGTGGAGGAAGCAATGCGATCGGTGCATTTGCTCATTATCTTGAGGAGCCATCTGTTCGCCTGATTGGAGTGGAACCAGATCAAGCAGCGGCTTTAACAAAAGGGAAGCCAGCTGTCTTACATGGATTTAAGTGTCTCGTACTAATGGATGAAGAAGGAAATCCGCAGCCGACCTACTCGATTGCGGCGGGGCTAGACTACCCAGGCATTGGCCCCGAGCATAGTCACTTGAAAGAGTCAGGCCGAGCAGAATATTATACGGTAACAAATGAGGAAGTACTGGCTGCTTTCCGAACGCTATCGCAAGCAGAAGGTATCATTCCGGCTCTAGAAAGTGCTCATGCCGTGGCCCATGCGATCAAAATCGCTCCAGACATGAATCAAGATCAAATCATTATCATCAACATCTCAGGTCGAGGCGATAAAGACGTTCAACAAGTATTTGAAATGATGAATAAATAA
- a CDS encoding ABC transporter permease: MTLSMKRISALITKEYQDLKTNSQILIMVALPILFAFLISKTGHGDAPDSATMPILIALTMVTCYTQSLLIAEEKEKHTLRVLMLSPARSLEILIGKGFLTFVITLVICSLSFFILGTEIKNVWLTAGIILLATILFTVCGTVIGLIAENVTQTSIYGLPFMFVMMLGPSIKGMFSNETVLKLISYMPSDHLIIGMVKAMEGGTFASVKMNLLNLLIWTIVSAAVCFFAYSKRRFDK; the protein is encoded by the coding sequence ATGACTCTATCAATGAAGCGAATTTCAGCACTGATTACGAAAGAATACCAAGATTTAAAGACAAATTCACAAATTTTAATTATGGTAGCACTGCCGATTTTGTTTGCCTTTTTAATTAGCAAAACGGGACATGGAGATGCCCCCGATAGTGCTACTATGCCGATTCTCATTGCTTTAACGATGGTGACTTGTTATACCCAATCTTTATTAATTGCGGAAGAGAAAGAGAAGCATACATTGCGTGTGTTAATGTTATCGCCAGCAAGATCTTTAGAGATTTTAATTGGTAAAGGCTTTTTAACATTTGTGATCACGCTTGTTATTTGTTCATTAAGTTTCTTTATCTTAGGAACAGAAATCAAAAATGTTTGGTTAACAGCTGGAATTATTTTATTAGCGACAATTTTATTTACAGTCTGCGGAACGGTTATTGGTCTCATTGCTGAAAATGTGACACAAACTTCCATCTATGGTTTACCATTTATGTTTGTGATGATGTTAGGACCTTCCATTAAAGGTATGTTTTCAAATGAAACGGTACTTAAGTTGATATCTTATATGCCATCTGATCATTTAATCATTGGAATGGTCAAGGCGATGGAAGGCGGAACATTTGCAAGTGTAAAGATGAATCTATTAAACCTCCTGATTTGGACAATTGTAAGTGCCGCCGTTTGTTTCTTCGCATATAGCAAACGTCGATTTGATAAGTAA